In Candidatus Methanosphaera massiliense, the following are encoded in one genomic region:
- the mvk gene encoding mevalonate kinase — MKIRSFAPGKVILFGEHSVVHGRPAIAVAISEGVQVELVPRDDNSIKVCVPSIDYEMNTELNEGKLDYDAAHGKMITDYIYEVISLFEFDKGFDLNVDIRMYLGVGLGSSAAVTVSTLKAVSIYAGKEYSKEDIADIARDVEVTVQGSASPLDTSMSTYGGMIYIDENSERNRVECNCQLPLVVVNSGISANTGVLVENVRKRYEKYPLIVGDIFSSMEAVANTARNAFIEGDLDVIGDLMNINQGLLDSLGVNTDILSQMVYDARLYGAQGSKLTGSGGGGCIIAVCPDNIDEVYDKLSQKYATFKCEISDEGVHAEIIE; from the coding sequence ATGAAAATCAGATCTTTTGCACCGGGAAAGGTTATACTCTTTGGTGAGCATTCTGTTGTTCATGGTAGGCCTGCTATTGCTGTAGCAATCAGTGAGGGTGTGCAGGTAGAGTTAGTGCCACGTGATGATAACAGTATCAAAGTCTGTGTTCCTAGTATTGATTATGAAATGAATACAGAATTGAATGAGGGAAAACTAGACTATGATGCAGCACATGGTAAAATGATTACTGACTATATCTACGAGGTTATCAGCTTGTTTGAATTTGATAAGGGATTTGACTTAAATGTTGATATCAGAATGTATCTTGGTGTTGGTCTTGGTTCATCAGCAGCTGTAACAGTATCTACTCTTAAGGCTGTGTCAATCTATGCTGGAAAAGAGTATAGTAAGGAAGACATTGCAGATATAGCACGTGATGTTGAAGTTACAGTACAGGGATCTGCTAGTCCTCTTGATACTTCTATGAGTACTTATGGTGGTATGATTTACATTGATGAGAATTCCGAACGTAACCGTGTGGAATGTAATTGTCAGTTACCATTAGTTGTAGTAAATAGTGGTATTAGTGCTAATACTGGTGTATTAGTTGAAAATGTCAGAAAAAGATATGAGAAGTATCCATTAATTGTAGGAGATATATTTTCTTCAATGGAGGCAGTTGCCAACACGGCTAGAAATGCATTTATAGAGGGTGACCTTGATGTTATCGGTGATTTAATGAATATAAATCAGGGCTTACTTGATTCATTAGGAGTTAATACTGATATCTTATCACAGATGGTTTATGATGCCAGACTATATGGTGCACAGGGTTCCAAACTCACAGGTAGTGGGGGAGGTGGCTGTATTATAGCTGTCTGCCCAGATAATATTGATGAAGTATATGATAAATTAAGCCAGAAGTATGCTACATTTAAGTGTGAAATATCTGATGAAGGTGTTCACGCAGAAATTATTGAATAA
- a CDS encoding isopentenyl phosphate kinase translates to MIIIKIGGSALTVKDADKPTLDEDNLERIAGELSAYNDDMIIVHGAGSYGHIYAKKYGIGDVISNVNDHLYKLEGVCRTQASVQLLNYMVCEKLQEKGIPAIGMKPSAYMTTNNKRIDMCDTGLIRKYLDNGFVPVLYGDAVLDNNDYMKYAIISGDQIITYLAEDLNADRVILSSDVDGIYTDNPKTNPDAELLEVVTRDTDLKTTENENQADVTGGMYGKIRELLDLADHGIESLIINADKPGNIRLAVSGQKVKGTLIK, encoded by the coding sequence ATGATTATAATAAAGATTGGTGGTAGTGCATTAACAGTAAAAGATGCTGATAAGCCTACCCTAGATGAAGATAACCTTGAAAGAATTGCAGGAGAACTATCAGCATACAATGATGATATGATAATAGTTCATGGTGCAGGCTCATATGGCCATATATATGCAAAGAAGTATGGAATAGGAGATGTAATTTCTAACGTTAACGACCATTTATATAAACTGGAGGGAGTATGCAGAACACAGGCATCAGTACAACTACTAAACTACATGGTCTGTGAAAAATTACAGGAAAAAGGAATTCCAGCAATAGGAATGAAGCCGTCAGCATACATGACTACAAACAATAAAAGAATAGACATGTGTGACACAGGGCTGATAAGAAAATACTTGGATAATGGCTTTGTACCTGTACTATACGGCGATGCAGTACTGGATAATAATGATTACATGAAGTATGCAATAATATCCGGAGATCAGATAATAACATATCTGGCCGAGGATTTAAATGCAGATAGAGTAATACTCTCCTCAGATGTTGATGGAATATACACTGATAATCCAAAAACTAATCCTGATGCAGAACTATTAGAGGTAGTAACAAGAGACACTGATTTAAAAACAACAGAGAATGAAAATCAGGCAGATGTCACTGGTGGAATGTATGGAAAAATAAGGGAACTGCTAGACTTGGCAGATCATGGTATAGAATCCCTGATAATAAATGCTGATAAGCCAGGAAACATACGTCTGGCAGTGTCAGGACAGAAAGTTAAAGGAACACTTATCAAGTAA
- the fni gene encoding type 2 isopentenyl-diphosphate Delta-isomerase — protein MISDRKLEHLEICKNYDVEHHETTGFEDISLIHRSLPEVDYDKIDTTVKFLDKKMDSPLIISAITGGHPESTKINEKLALAVENTNIAMGVGSQRAGITNPELKDTFTVVRDNAPNAVIIGNIGAPQVEYAPDAIAMLDTDALAIHLNPLQEIIQPEGDRNAVGYIENIKKICETTDIPIIAKETGAGISIDDAKILEKIGIDIIDVEGVGGTSWAAVETYRADNSSLGNLFWDWGISTAVSTVGVLESTNLPVISSGGIRNGLEAAKAIALGASCVGMALPFLKHAYLGHTFIEEKIEQFTRELKTAMFLVGAQNIEELQEKKLVITGKTREILNEMNIDTKKYARRI, from the coding sequence ATGATATCAGACAGGAAACTAGAACACCTAGAAATCTGTAAGAATTATGATGTAGAACATCATGAAACAACAGGATTTGAAGATATTAGCCTAATACATAGGTCTCTACCAGAAGTAGACTATGATAAAATAGATACTACTGTAAAGTTTCTAGATAAAAAAATGGACTCGCCATTAATTATATCTGCAATAACTGGTGGTCACCCTGAAAGTACTAAGATTAATGAGAAACTAGCATTAGCAGTGGAAAATACTAATATTGCAATGGGTGTTGGAAGTCAGCGTGCAGGTATAACAAATCCTGAACTAAAAGATACTTTCACAGTTGTAAGAGATAATGCACCAAATGCAGTGATAATAGGAAATATTGGTGCACCACAAGTAGAATATGCACCCGATGCAATAGCAATGCTGGATACTGATGCACTAGCAATACATCTTAACCCTCTACAGGAAATCATACAGCCCGAGGGAGACAGAAACGCAGTAGGCTACATTGAAAACATAAAGAAAATCTGTGAAACAACAGACATACCTATAATAGCCAAGGAAACAGGTGCAGGTATAAGTATTGATGATGCTAAAATACTAGAAAAGATAGGTATTGACATAATAGATGTAGAAGGTGTAGGCGGAACAAGCTGGGCAGCAGTTGAAACATACCGTGCAGATAATTCAAGCCTAGGAAATCTCTTCTGGGATTGGGGTATATCCACAGCAGTAAGTACAGTAGGTGTACTTGAATCAACAAATCTACCAGTAATATCATCTGGTGGAATACGTAATGGACTAGAAGCAGCAAAAGCCATAGCACTAGGAGCATCATGTGTAGGTATGGCATTGCCATTCTTGAAACATGCATATCTAGGACATACATTCATAGAAGAAAAAATAGAACAGTTCACAAGAGAACTAAAAACAGCAATGTTCCTTGTAGGAGCACAGAATATAGAGGAACTACAAGAGAAAAAGCTTGTGATAACTGGAAAAACCAGAGAAATATTAAATGAAATGAACATAGACACAAAAAAATATGCAAGGAGGATATAA
- a CDS encoding RNase J family beta-CASP ribonuclease, whose product MTIEVIAVGGYEEIGKNMTAVKVNDDVVIFDMGIHLDRLHIHEDTDIARMHSLDLIERGVIPDDTLMREVDGKVRAIVCTHGHLDHIGAIAKLAHRYEAPIIATPYTLALIEKTIKSERKFKVNNPLKTLNPGEKLQISPNITLEFVRTTHSIPQTITAALHTPEGVVIYANDFKFDNHQMVSPPPDYRRFRELGKKGVKAVILDTTNVKEKQEGKTHSEKIARDLLKDVLKGPLEERKGLIVTTFSSHIERIQAITKIAERSRRKIMILGRSMERYCSLAESMGILNLPRNVSLYGNFKSINKALARANDNRSKYMLIVTGHQGEPDALLPRIANNKTNFEIRPGDNVIFSASTIPNPINLANRDLLNRRLKERGARIYNNIHVSGHAGPEDLRDFIRMLKPQHLIPAHGDLSHLAAFVELAEEEGYKLGNDVHILRNGQAQVFNR is encoded by the coding sequence TTGACAATAGAAGTTATCGCAGTCGGAGGATATGAGGAAATAGGAAAAAACATGACTGCAGTAAAAGTAAATGATGACGTAGTAATATTCGATATGGGAATACACTTAGACAGATTACACATACATGAAGATACGGATATAGCCAGAATGCATAGTCTGGATCTAATTGAAAGAGGAGTAATACCTGACGATACTCTAATGAGAGAAGTAGATGGTAAAGTAAGAGCAATAGTATGTACCCACGGTCACCTCGACCACATAGGAGCAATAGCAAAACTAGCACACAGATACGAAGCACCAATCATTGCAACACCATATACACTAGCATTAATAGAGAAAACAATCAAAAGTGAACGTAAATTCAAAGTAAACAATCCTCTAAAAACATTAAATCCTGGAGAAAAACTACAAATATCACCAAACATAACACTGGAATTTGTAAGAACAACACACAGTATACCACAGACAATAACAGCAGCATTACACACACCAGAAGGTGTAGTAATATATGCTAACGACTTTAAATTTGACAACCATCAAATGGTATCACCACCACCTGACTACAGAAGATTCAGAGAACTAGGAAAGAAGGGTGTAAAAGCAGTAATCCTAGATACAACCAATGTTAAAGAAAAACAGGAAGGAAAAACACACTCCGAGAAAATTGCAAGAGATTTATTAAAAGATGTTCTAAAAGGACCACTAGAAGAAAGAAAAGGACTTATAGTAACAACATTCTCCAGTCACATTGAAAGAATCCAGGCAATAACCAAGATTGCAGAAAGAAGCAGAAGAAAAATAATGATTTTAGGTCGTTCAATGGAGAGATACTGTTCACTAGCAGAATCAATGGGAATACTAAACTTACCACGTAATGTAAGCTTATACGGTAATTTCAAATCTATTAATAAAGCATTAGCAAGAGCAAATGATAACCGTTCTAAGTACATGCTAATAGTTACTGGTCACCAGGGAGAACCAGATGCACTACTACCAAGAATAGCTAATAACAAAACCAACTTTGAAATTAGGCCAGGGGATAATGTTATATTTTCAGCTTCAACTATACCTAATCCAATAAACCTTGCTAACCGTGACTTACTAAACAGAAGACTTAAAGAAAGAGGAGCAAGAATATATAATAATATACATGTTTCTGGACACGCAGGACCAGAAGATTTAAGAGACTTTATTAGAATGTTAAAACCACAACACTTAATTCCTGCACACGGAGACCTAAGCCACTTAGCAGCATTTGTAGAGTTAGCTGAGGAAGAAGGATATAAGTTAGGAAATGATGTACACATACTAAGAAATGGACAAGCTCAAGTATTTAACAGGTGA
- the idsA gene encoding short chain isoprenyl diphosphate synthase IdsA — MEVTDILKAYSEEVDKEIEQALSTLEPEDLKDSSAHLIKAGGKKFRPALAVLSCQAVGGSTEKAYKTAAALELVHTFSLIHDDIMDNDDTRRGMKAVHKVWGEPLAILAGDTLFAKAYETIIKTADENIAYERVIDALRVLVDSCIKICEGQALDMAFEDTYEVTKDAYMNMIYKKTGALITAATTAGAIIGGATSAQIEALRSYGKNVGLAFQIQDDYIDLTGDESIGKPVGSDLVEGKKTLMVVYALEKASKEDHDRLIELLEAHEEEIIPEAMDILNKYGAINYARSVAYDCVIEAKQSLAIIPDSDAKDALFKLADFVFSRKA, encoded by the coding sequence ATGGAAGTTACAGATATATTAAAAGCATATTCTGAAGAAGTAGATAAGGAAATAGAACAAGCACTAAGTACATTAGAACCAGAGGATTTAAAAGATTCCTCTGCACATCTAATAAAAGCAGGTGGAAAAAAATTTAGACCAGCACTAGCAGTACTAAGCTGTCAGGCAGTAGGCGGATCAACAGAAAAAGCATACAAAACAGCTGCAGCACTGGAACTAGTACATACCTTCAGCCTAATACATGATGATATCATGGATAATGATGATACAAGAAGAGGCATGAAAGCAGTGCATAAAGTATGGGGAGAACCACTAGCAATACTAGCAGGAGACACACTATTTGCAAAAGCATATGAAACAATCATCAAAACAGCTGATGAAAACATAGCATATGAAAGAGTAATAGATGCTCTAAGAGTACTAGTAGACTCATGTATAAAAATATGTGAAGGACAGGCACTGGACATGGCATTCGAGGACACCTACGAGGTAACAAAAGATGCATACATGAACATGATATACAAAAAAACAGGTGCTCTTATAACAGCAGCAACAACAGCAGGTGCAATTATTGGTGGAGCAACATCTGCACAGATTGAAGCACTAAGAAGCTATGGTAAAAATGTAGGATTAGCATTCCAAATACAGGATGACTACATAGACCTTACAGGTGATGAATCTATTGGTAAACCAGTAGGAAGTGACCTGGTAGAAGGTAAAAAAACATTAATGGTAGTATATGCACTGGAAAAAGCAAGTAAAGAAGATCATGATAGACTCATAGAATTACTAGAGGCACATGAAGAAGAAATTATCCCTGAAGCAATGGATATACTAAACAAGTATGGTGCAATAAATTATGCAAGAAGTGTAGCATATGATTGTGTAATAGAGGCAAAACAATCCCTTGCTATCATACCCGATTCAGATGCAAAAGATGCATTATTCAAACTAGCAGACTTTGTATTTAGTAGAAAAGCATAG
- a CDS encoding ferritin, with product MLDEKMEQALNDQLNAEMASGYLYLSMATYLEDKELPGFANSLRVHAEEELEHAMKFYDYILRKDGSVVLQAIDTPKREWDTIVDIYKEILEHEELVTSLIHELVDLSIELKDHATNQFLQWFVEEQVEEEELAHDDLRKVKMSVDSPQLLYLLDEEYGQVTNNSENASEE from the coding sequence ATGTTAGATGAAAAAATGGAACAAGCATTAAATGATCAACTAAACGCAGAAATGGCATCAGGATATTTATACCTTTCTATGGCAACATATCTTGAAGATAAAGAATTACCTGGATTTGCAAACTCACTAAGAGTTCATGCGGAAGAAGAATTAGAACATGCAATGAAATTCTATGATTACATTCTAAGAAAAGATGGAAGTGTAGTATTACAGGCAATTGACACTCCAAAAAGAGAATGGGATACCATAGTAGACATATACAAGGAAATCTTAGAACACGAAGAATTAGTGACTTCTCTCATACATGAACTAGTGGATTTAAGTATTGAATTAAAAGACCATGCAACAAATCAATTCCTACAATGGTTTGTAGAGGAACAAGTTGAAGAAGAAGAACTTGCACATGATGATTTAAGAAAAGTTAAAATGTCTGTTGATTCACCACAACTATTATACTTATTAGATGAAGAATATGGACAAGTGACTAATAACTCTGAAAATGCTAGTGAAGAATAA